GATTGCAGTTAAAGGCGGTTGTTACGATCAATAACAACGGAAACACAGAAACAAAATATTGTGAAGTCGGAGATCAGGTAAGAGTTGTAGCAGCACAGGCTCCTGAAGGAAAGAAGTTTTCACACTGGACTGTGAATGAAAAACCGATCTGTTACAATGAATCTTATACATTTACAGTATATAAAGACATAGCTGTGACATCTGTTTATGTTGAAGAAGCAGAAGAAATTCAAAAAGAAGTTTCGGTTTTGTGCGATGTGTCCTATGCAAATG
The Desulfovibrio desulfuricans genome window above contains:
- a CDS encoding InlB B-repeat-containing protein; this encodes LQLKAVVTINNNGNTETKYCEVGDQVRVVAAQAPEGKKFSHWTVNEKPICYNESYTFTVYKDIAVTSVYVEEAEEIQKEVSVLCDVSYAN